The Glandiceps talaboti chromosome 19, keGlaTala1.1, whole genome shotgun sequence genome contains a region encoding:
- the LOC144449901 gene encoding 3-hydroxyisobutyrate dehydrogenase, mitochondrial-like has protein sequence MGNPMAQNLLKAGYKLVVYDVYPEAVTEVQDLGAQVAETPAEVAQRTDRIVTMLPSSPHVQTAYGGADGILSTVKGGTLLIDSSTIDPSVSKDMASKAEKKGATFMDAPVSGGVGAAKAATLTFMVGGKEEEFPAVQEILQCMGKNVVHCGPVGTGEAAKICNNMLLGISMIGTAETMNLGMRLGLDPKLLAKILNTSSGRCWSSEVYNPVPGVLEGVPSSNNYKGGFGTALMTKDLGLAQDASTATKSATPFGSLAHQLYRVMCNRGYGLKDFSVVLQFMKEDSEK, from the exons ATGGGAAACCCAATGGCTCAGAATCTATTGAAAGCAGGGTATAAACTTGTTGTGTACGACGTCTATCCTGAAGCTGTCACTGAAGTCCAAGATCTCGGTGCACAGGTAGCAGAAACACCGGCTGAAGTTGCACAGAGAACAGATCGTATTGTTACAATGTTACCATCTAGTCCACATGTACAGACTGCTTATGGTGGTGCAGATGGTATTTTAAG TACTGTTAAGGGTGGCACACTGTTAATTGACAGTAGTACTATTGACCCATCAGTATCTAAAGACATGGCTAGTAAAGCTGAAAAGAAGGGAGCTACATTTATGGATGCACCAGTGTCAGGAG GTGTTGGGGCTGCTAAAGCAGCAACGCTGACATTTATGGTTGGTGGCAAGGAAGAAGAATTTCCTGCAgttcaagaaatattacaatgtatgggtAAAAATGTTGTACATTGTGGACCAGTGGGAACTGGCGAG gcAGCTAAAATCTGTAATAATATGTTACTCGGCATCTCTATGATTGGTACAGCAGAAACTATGAACCTGGGAATGAg ACTTGGCCTAGATCCTAAACTATTAGCAAAGATTTTGAATACAAGCAGTGGGCGTTGTTGGTCTAGTGAGGTGTACAATCCTGTACCAGGAGTATTGGAAGGTGTACCATCAAGTAACAACTATAAAGGTGGATTTGGTACAGCACTTATGACAAAG GATCTAGGTTTGGCTCAGGATGCTTCCACGGCAACCAAATCAGCCACACCTTTTGGTTCGCTAGCCCACCAATTGTACAGAGTGATGTGTAACCGTGGTTACGGTCTCAAAGATTTCTCAGTCGTATTACAATTCATGAAAGAAGATTCCGAAAAGTAA